From the genome of Calidithermus timidus DSM 17022, one region includes:
- a CDS encoding acyltransferase gives MPWLLPKPIPESSDRLLQHWLGGLAERLSDPSTDRYALVRDELARILHARPYDELAEIAPMAAFALDARNITFEAEHYIATDPEKFERVKPLLWLWKTLDLTPLGQSVHSGVAIRRMLAPFIFKRVGRNPKFFQNVEFSVGYNLELGDDVVVHRFAFLDDIGGLVIGDRSSISDYVNLYSHTHHVLASPDVTLKQTLIGSGVRITYHATVLAGVCIGDDALIGTGAVVTKDIPPHAIALGIPAKPVRYKVRHDCPYCRRGEPHPSQCQDRLPDRKPNPDYPDFLKPGFGTREA, from the coding sequence ATGCCTTGGCTTCTACCTAAGCCCATCCCTGAAAGCTCCGACCGGCTCCTCCAGCACTGGCTGGGCGGGCTAGCCGAGAGGCTGTCGGACCCTTCCACCGACCGTTACGCCCTGGTGCGCGACGAGCTGGCCCGCATCCTGCACGCGCGGCCTTACGACGAGCTGGCCGAGATCGCACCCATGGCGGCCTTCGCCCTCGACGCGCGCAACATCACCTTCGAGGCCGAGCACTACATCGCCACCGATCCCGAGAAGTTCGAGCGGGTCAAGCCCTTGCTGTGGCTGTGGAAGACCCTCGACCTCACCCCCCTGGGGCAGTCGGTGCACTCGGGTGTGGCCATCCGCCGGATGCTGGCCCCCTTCATCTTCAAGCGCGTCGGGCGCAACCCCAAGTTCTTCCAGAACGTGGAGTTCAGCGTGGGCTACAACCTCGAGCTCGGCGACGACGTGGTGGTCCACCGCTTTGCCTTCCTCGACGACATCGGTGGGCTGGTGATCGGCGACCGCTCTTCCATCTCCGACTACGTCAACCTCTACAGCCACACCCACCACGTGCTGGCCTCGCCCGACGTGACGCTCAAGCAGACCCTCATCGGCTCGGGGGTGCGCATCACCTACCACGCCACCGTGCTGGCCGGGGTCTGCATCGGTGACGACGCGCTCATCGGTACCGGCGCCGTGGTGACGAAGGACATCCCGCCCCACGCCATTGCGCTGGGCATCCCGGCCAAGCCGGTGCGCTACAAGGTGCGCCACGACTGCCCCTACTGCCGCCGGGGCGAACCCCACCCCTCGCAGTGCCAAGACCGCCTCCCCGACCGCAAGCCCAACCCCGACTACCCCGACTTCCTCAAGCCGGGCTTTGGCACGCGCGAAGCATAA
- a CDS encoding sensor histidine kinase, with product MWAIFAQRPVARAVAVFAALNLLTVLLFTLLVPGRSQLKPDSIPLQNSQEVLWRVGLALLTYLVILWALRPGRRAWWETIALAVFGVGVVVWLTNYYMPFLALGIVPVVARYFLPLPWVLSLVIALAGLSGWWSVRQPLQLTLEVKLTQIPTRSETLSTRPIPANPTAQTSFWVFITVLYAGYSLFALELLVREAKARQALESTQRELEEASRQAGVLAERQRLAREIHDTLAQNFASVVVHLEAAEGALGTPAVLNHISQARDTAREGLSEARRLVWALRPEILEGIPLPEALQQLLRRWQSVSSQEARFTLAGEPRPLHPEIELSLLRITQEALSNVRKHAQANLVNVTLSYLDGLVLLDIQDDGIGLEQRTANSRGFGLRSIRERVEALGGEFTVESEPGRGTILAVSLPEFPIPKHRVGGST from the coding sequence ATGTGGGCTATCTTCGCCCAGCGGCCTGTGGCCAGGGCGGTCGCCGTCTTCGCGGCGCTGAACCTGCTGACGGTACTGCTATTCACCCTGCTGGTGCCGGGCCGTTCCCAGCTCAAGCCCGACAGCATCCCCTTGCAGAACTCCCAGGAAGTGCTGTGGCGGGTGGGCCTGGCACTGCTGACCTATCTGGTCATCCTGTGGGCCCTGCGCCCTGGGCGGCGGGCCTGGTGGGAGACCATCGCGCTGGCGGTTTTTGGCGTGGGGGTGGTGGTCTGGTTGACCAACTACTACATGCCCTTTCTGGCCCTGGGCATCGTACCGGTGGTGGCGCGCTACTTCCTGCCGCTGCCCTGGGTTTTGAGCTTGGTGATCGCGCTGGCCGGGCTCTCGGGCTGGTGGAGCGTGCGCCAGCCGCTGCAACTGACCCTCGAGGTCAAGCTCACCCAAATCCCCACCCGTTCAGAGACCCTCTCCACCCGTCCCATTCCCGCCAACCCCACCGCCCAGACCAGCTTCTGGGTCTTCATCACCGTGCTCTACGCGGGCTACTCGCTGTTTGCCCTCGAGCTGCTGGTGCGCGAGGCCAAGGCCCGCCAGGCCCTCGAGTCCACCCAGCGCGAGCTGGAGGAGGCCAGCCGTCAGGCCGGGGTGCTGGCCGAGCGACAGCGCCTGGCCCGTGAGATCCACGACACGCTGGCCCAGAACTTCGCCAGCGTGGTCGTACACCTCGAGGCCGCCGAGGGGGCTTTGGGGACCCCTGCCGTGCTCAACCACATCAGCCAGGCTCGCGACACCGCCCGTGAGGGGCTTTCCGAGGCGAGGCGGCTGGTGTGGGCCTTGCGACCCGAGATCCTCGAGGGCATCCCCCTGCCCGAGGCCTTGCAGCAGCTCCTGCGGCGCTGGCAGTCGGTGAGCAGCCAGGAAGCCCGCTTCACCTTAGCCGGCGAGCCCCGCCCGCTGCACCCCGAGATCGAGCTGAGCCTGTTGCGCATCACCCAGGAAGCCCTCAGCAACGTGCGCAAACACGCTCAGGCCAACCTGGTCAACGTCACGCTCTCCTACCTCGATGGCCTGGTGCTGCTCGACATCCAGGATGACGGAATTGGGCTCGAGCAGCGGACTGCGAACAGCAGGGGGTTCGGGTTGCGCTCGATCCGAGAGCGGGTGGAGGCGCTGGGTGGGGAGTTCACGGTGGAGAGTGAGCCGGGTCGGGGGACTATTCTGGCGGTCAGCCTGCCCGAATTTCCCATTCCCAAGCACAGAGTCGGAGGTTCTACGTGA
- a CDS encoding response regulator translates to MSRIRILIVDDHPVVRAGLAGLLSSQPDFEVVGEAGNGAEALNMLERLDPEVVLMDLRMPGMDGVTTIRRMRSQSKSQVLVLTTFDTDAEIVQAVEAGATGYLLKDVPREELFRAVRLTARGEAVLSPPVAARLLGRMRSPREEHLSSRELEVLGLVAKGFSNKEIAKRLHISEATVKTHLLHTFGKLGVDDRTAAVTAALERGILRLEG, encoded by the coding sequence GTGAGTCGTATTCGGATCCTGATCGTCGATGATCATCCGGTGGTTCGGGCGGGATTGGCCGGGCTGCTCTCGAGCCAGCCCGACTTCGAGGTGGTGGGGGAGGCGGGCAACGGGGCTGAGGCGCTCAACATGCTCGAGCGCCTGGACCCCGAGGTGGTGCTGATGGACCTGCGCATGCCCGGCATGGACGGGGTGACCACCATCCGCCGCATGCGCTCTCAGAGCAAGAGCCAGGTGCTCGTGCTCACCACCTTCGACACCGACGCCGAGATCGTGCAGGCGGTGGAGGCGGGGGCTACGGGCTACCTGCTCAAGGACGTGCCCCGCGAGGAACTCTTCCGTGCCGTGCGCCTGACGGCCAGGGGCGAGGCGGTGCTTTCCCCGCCCGTGGCGGCAAGGCTCTTAGGCCGCATGCGCTCGCCCAGAGAGGAACACCTTTCCAGCCGTGAGCTCGAGGTGCTGGGCCTGGTGGCCAAGGGTTTCTCCAACAAGGAGATCGCCAAGCGCTTGCACATCAGCGAGGCCACGGTCAAAACCCACCTGCTACACACCTTCGGCAAACTGGGCGTCGATGACCGTACCGCCGCCGTGACTGCCGCACTCGAGCGGGGCATTTTGCGGCTGGAGGGCTGA
- a CDS encoding histidine phosphatase family protein translates to MSARRRLFLIKHGRPHIVPELPARQWTLSDEGLRQSERLAQWFRTHLPTQVVSSLEPKARETGKVLASRLKLPFNLAPNLHEHQRENEPYFPDVAQFEARVRDFFAEPSRLTFGEETADQAHSRFSQAVNKVMDEYLIDDVALVAHGTVITLLVSRANGLSPFPLWKALGFCGVIEVEWPSLKLMRVMERI, encoded by the coding sequence GTGAGTGCTCGCCGCCGCCTCTTCCTCATTAAGCACGGTCGCCCCCACATCGTGCCCGAGCTACCCGCGCGGCAGTGGACCCTCTCCGACGAGGGCCTTCGCCAGAGCGAGCGGCTAGCCCAGTGGTTCAGGACCCACCTGCCCACCCAAGTCGTCAGCAGCCTCGAGCCCAAGGCCCGTGAGACTGGCAAGGTGCTGGCCAGCCGCCTCAAGCTACCCTTCAACCTTGCCCCCAACCTGCACGAGCACCAGCGCGAGAACGAGCCCTACTTCCCCGATGTGGCCCAGTTCGAGGCCAGGGTGCGCGACTTCTTCGCCGAGCCCAGCCGCCTGACCTTCGGCGAGGAAACTGCCGACCAGGCCCACAGCCGCTTCAGCCAAGCGGTGAACAAGGTGATGGACGAGTACCTCATCGACGACGTGGCCCTGGTGGCCCACGGCACGGTGATCACCCTACTGGTGAGCCGGGCCAACGGGTTGAGCCCTTTCCCGCTGTGGAAAGCCCTGGGCTTTTGCGGAGTGATCGAGGTGGAGTGGCCCAGCCTGAAGCTGATGCGGGTGATGGAGCGTATTTAG
- the trhA gene encoding PAQR family membrane homeostasis protein TrhA yields MTATTHPPKVEFLNALSHGLGAVASLAAGAVLVVSSALTGDAWQIVGAAIFSATLILMYLASSLYHAIGHPRAKRVLEILDHSAIYLLIAGTYTPFLLVTLNGPWGWSLFGVVWGLAVLGVVFKSFATGRFELVSTLLYVAMGWLIVIAFPVLLAKISAWGLLWLVLGGVFYTAGTYFFLNKRLRYAHPIWHVFVLLGSAAHVVAVWSQVVG; encoded by the coding sequence ATGACCGCGACCACCCATCCCCCCAAAGTCGAGTTCCTCAACGCCCTCTCGCACGGGCTCGGAGCGGTCGCGAGCCTGGCCGCCGGCGCGGTGCTGGTCGTCTCCAGCGCCCTCACTGGCGACGCCTGGCAGATCGTCGGCGCGGCCATCTTCTCGGCCACGCTGATCCTGATGTACCTGGCCTCGAGCCTCTACCACGCCATAGGGCACCCCAGAGCCAAGCGCGTGCTGGAAATCCTCGACCACAGCGCCATCTATCTGCTGATCGCCGGGACCTACACCCCCTTTTTGCTGGTGACCCTCAACGGCCCCTGGGGCTGGAGCCTCTTCGGCGTGGTGTGGGGCCTGGCAGTGCTGGGCGTGGTGTTCAAGTCCTTCGCCACCGGGCGCTTCGAACTGGTCTCGACGCTGCTCTACGTGGCGATGGGCTGGCTCATCGTGATCGCCTTCCCGGTGCTGCTCGCCAAAATTTCGGCTTGGGGCCTGCTTTGGCTGGTGTTAGGCGGGGTGTTCTACACGGCAGGAACCTATTTTTTCCTCAACAAACGCCTGAGGTACGCCCACCCCATCTGGCACGTCTTCGTGCTGCTGGGCAGCGCAGCGCACGTCGTGGCGGTGTGGTCGCAGGTGGTGGGGTAA
- the purF gene encoding amidophosphoribosyltransferase — MGVWSPEPVDVAGMLQLGLFALQHRGQEAAGICVSNGQDLVVEKDLGLVTQVFDEARMARLRIPGANLGIGHTRYSTTGSNLRFNAQPLNVRSSKGILAIAHNGNFVNAKAIRQELLEHGAVFQTTNDTEVMINLIARYAKLDLVEATARSMRELQGGFAVVLMDRHTVLALRDGNGVRPMVIGRLPNGGWVFASEPPALTLVGAEFVRDVRPGELVWVEAGELKSQQVLEPRPTPCAFEWIYFARADSVLDSIGTHESRVRMGEVLAAEAPAEADLVVPVPDSGIGAAIGYARASGIPFDYGLYKNPYAGRTFIQPTQELRDLKTKLKLAPTPAVRGKRVVMVDDSIVRGTTSGRIVQLLRDAGATEVHVRISSPPIKFPCYYGIDTAARKELVASTHSLEQIRALIGADSLAFLSEEGVKRAVGGPVCLACFNGRYPAGVPSEEVQKEALEQA, encoded by the coding sequence ATCGGCGTCTGGAGCCCGGAGCCCGTGGACGTGGCGGGGATGCTGCAACTCGGGCTCTTCGCCTTGCAGCACCGGGGGCAGGAGGCCGCCGGGATCTGCGTCTCCAACGGGCAGGATCTGGTGGTCGAGAAGGATTTGGGGCTGGTGACGCAGGTCTTCGACGAGGCCCGTATGGCCCGGCTGCGCATTCCGGGGGCCAACTTAGGCATCGGGCACACCCGCTACTCGACTACCGGCTCCAACCTGCGCTTCAACGCCCAGCCCTTGAACGTGCGAAGCTCCAAGGGCATCCTGGCCATCGCCCATAACGGCAACTTCGTCAACGCCAAGGCTATCCGGCAGGAATTGCTCGAGCACGGCGCGGTCTTCCAGACCACCAACGACACCGAGGTGATGATCAACCTCATCGCCCGCTACGCCAAGCTCGACCTCGTCGAGGCCACCGCCCGCTCGATGCGCGAGTTGCAGGGCGGCTTCGCGGTGGTGCTCATGGACCGCCACACCGTGCTGGCCCTGCGCGATGGCAACGGGGTGCGGCCTATGGTGATCGGGCGACTGCCGAACGGAGGCTGGGTCTTCGCCTCCGAGCCCCCGGCCCTGACCCTGGTGGGGGCCGAGTTCGTGCGCGACGTGCGCCCTGGGGAGCTGGTGTGGGTGGAGGCGGGCGAACTCAAGAGCCAGCAGGTGCTCGAGCCCCGCCCCACCCCCTGCGCCTTCGAGTGGATCTACTTCGCCCGCGCCGACTCGGTGCTCGATTCCATCGGCACCCACGAGAGCCGGGTGCGCATGGGCGAGGTGCTGGCCGCCGAAGCCCCGGCGGAGGCCGACCTGGTGGTTCCGGTTCCGGATTCGGGCATCGGGGCCGCCATCGGCTACGCCCGCGCCTCGGGCATCCCCTTCGACTACGGCCTCTACAAAAACCCCTACGCCGGGCGCACCTTCATCCAGCCCACCCAGGAGCTGCGCGACCTCAAGACCAAGCTCAAGCTCGCCCCCACCCCCGCCGTGCGCGGCAAGCGGGTGGTGATGGTGGACGACTCCATCGTGCGCGGCACCACCTCGGGCCGCATCGTGCAACTGTTGCGCGACGCCGGGGCTACCGAGGTCCACGTGCGCATCTCCTCCCCGCCCATCAAGTTCCCCTGCTACTACGGTATCGACACCGCCGCCCGCAAGGAGCTGGTGGCCTCCACCCACTCCCTCGAGCAAATCCGAGCGCTCATCGGCGCCGACAGCCTGGCCTTCCTGAGCGAGGAGGGCGTCAAGCGCGCGGTAGGCGGCCCGGTGTGCCTGGCCTGCTTCAACGGTCGCTACCCGGCGGGCGTGCCCAGCGAGGAAGTGCAGAAGGAAGCACTCGAGCAGGCCTGA
- the purL gene encoding phosphoribosylformylglycinamidine synthase subunit PurL, with protein MEETLTPLSEQAKALLEETGIPQNEYREIVRLLGREPGRLELYLFKVMWSEHCSYKNSRPLLRLLPKEGPAVLQGPGENAGVVEIGEGYAVAFKIESHNHPSAVEPVQGAATGVGGIIRDIVAMGARPIALLNSLRFGKLDTGGSGTRLEGDRTRYLLQGVVGGIAHYGNAIGIPTVGGDIYFHPDYQDNPLVNAMCVGLLRVDELKKSRAGLGRPVYYLGSKTGRDGIGGAAFASEELSEESESKRPSVQVGDPFMGKLTMEATLEAIHLDLVEGVQDMGAAGLTSSLSEMAHKSGLGLELDLDKVPRREAGMSPLELMLSESQERMVLVPRPGKEKALEELAARWGLDAVPVAVTIEEPVFRIKSEGQVVAEVPTHALADSVTYVREGQESPEIQALRAKDLSALPVPGDLHGVLLKLLASPNLCSRAPVFERYDHQVGTNTALVPGKGDAAIVRVKGIRRAIALKVDANPRYSRLHPRLGAMHALAEAARNVSVVGGRPLAYTDGLNCGNPETPHGYYELSETIAGLAEASRALGIPVVSGNVSLYNEGPSYRIPPTPMVGVVGLLENVERRAEMGFKKAGEFVVLIGEPLGELGASEYLWVTEGLEAGHPPRLDLQREAKAQSAIRDLIGMGWVRTAHDVAEGGLAVALAEMTFPYGLGATLEIRDAGRPDALLFGEAPSRILFSVDQDHLQSAIAHLQSLGLPHRILGQVGGDDLTILLPKTQLKWSVSELKQSWEAPLREVLP; from the coding sequence ATGGAAGAAACCCTCACCCCCCTCTCCGAGCAGGCCAAGGCACTGCTCGAGGAAACCGGCATCCCCCAGAACGAATACCGGGAAATCGTGCGCCTGTTGGGGCGGGAGCCGGGTCGGCTCGAGCTCTACCTCTTCAAGGTGATGTGGAGCGAGCACTGCTCGTACAAGAACTCCCGTCCCCTGCTGCGCCTGCTGCCCAAGGAAGGCCCGGCGGTATTGCAGGGCCCCGGCGAGAACGCGGGGGTGGTGGAGATCGGCGAGGGGTACGCGGTGGCCTTCAAGATCGAAAGCCACAACCACCCCTCGGCGGTGGAGCCGGTGCAGGGAGCTGCGACGGGCGTGGGGGGCATCATCCGCGACATCGTGGCGATGGGGGCCCGGCCCATCGCGCTGCTGAACTCGCTGCGTTTTGGCAAGCTCGACACGGGGGGTAGCGGTACGCGGCTCGAGGGCGACCGCACCCGCTACCTGCTGCAGGGCGTGGTGGGGGGCATCGCCCACTACGGCAACGCCATTGGCATTCCCACGGTGGGGGGAGACATCTACTTCCACCCCGACTACCAGGACAACCCCCTGGTCAACGCGATGTGCGTGGGCCTGCTGCGGGTCGATGAGCTCAAGAAGAGCCGCGCCGGCCTGGGCCGCCCGGTCTATTACCTGGGATCGAAGACCGGGCGCGACGGCATCGGCGGGGCAGCCTTTGCCTCCGAAGAACTCTCCGAGGAGAGTGAGTCTAAGCGCCCCAGCGTGCAGGTGGGCGACCCCTTCATGGGCAAACTCACCATGGAGGCCACCCTCGAGGCCATCCACCTGGACCTGGTAGAGGGCGTGCAGGACATGGGGGCCGCCGGGCTCACCTCCTCGCTCTCGGAGATGGCCCACAAGTCGGGGCTGGGCCTGGAGCTCGACCTCGACAAAGTGCCGCGCCGCGAGGCGGGGATGAGCCCGCTGGAGCTCATGCTCTCCGAGTCGCAAGAGCGCATGGTGCTGGTGCCGCGCCCGGGCAAGGAGAAGGCGCTCGAGGAGCTCGCCGCGCGCTGGGGCCTGGACGCGGTCCCCGTGGCCGTGACCATCGAAGAGCCGGTGTTCCGCATCAAGTCGGAGGGCCAGGTGGTGGCCGAGGTCCCCACCCACGCCCTGGCCGACTCCGTCACCTACGTGCGCGAAGGCCAGGAGAGCCCGGAGATCCAGGCCCTGCGGGCCAAAGACCTCAGCGCCCTGCCGGTGCCGGGTGACCTGCACGGCGTACTGCTGAAGCTGCTGGCCTCGCCCAACCTGTGCAGCCGCGCCCCGGTCTTCGAGCGCTACGACCACCAGGTGGGCACCAACACCGCGCTGGTACCGGGCAAGGGCGACGCGGCCATCGTGCGCGTCAAGGGCATCCGACGGGCCATCGCGCTCAAGGTGGACGCCAACCCACGCTACTCGCGCCTGCACCCGCGCCTGGGGGCCATGCATGCCCTGGCCGAGGCCGCGCGCAACGTCAGCGTGGTGGGGGGCAGGCCGCTGGCCTACACCGACGGCCTCAACTGCGGCAACCCCGAGACCCCCCACGGCTACTACGAGCTCTCCGAGACCATCGCCGGGCTGGCCGAAGCCTCCAGGGCCCTGGGCATCCCGGTGGTCTCGGGCAACGTTTCCCTCTACAACGAAGGCCCCAGCTACCGCATCCCCCCCACCCCCATGGTGGGCGTGGTGGGCCTGCTGGAAAACGTGGAGCGCCGCGCCGAGATGGGTTTCAAGAAAGCCGGCGAGTTCGTGGTGCTCATCGGGGAGCCGCTGGGCGAGCTGGGGGCCAGCGAGTACCTGTGGGTGACGGAGGGCCTCGAGGCTGGCCACCCGCCCCGCCTCGACCTCCAGCGCGAGGCCAAAGCCCAATCCGCCATCCGCGACCTCATCGGCATGGGCTGGGTCCGGACCGCGCACGACGTGGCCGAGGGCGGGCTGGCCGTGGCCCTGGCCGAGATGACCTTCCCCTACGGGCTGGGGGCGACACTGGAGATCCGCGATGCAGGCCGCCCGGACGCCCTGCTCTTCGGCGAAGCGCCCAGCCGCATCCTCTTCAGCGTGGACCAGGACCACTTGCAATCGGCCATCGCCCACCTGCAAAGCCTGGGCCTCCCCCACCGCATCCTGGGCCAAGTAGGCGGGGATGACCTCACAATCCTGCTGCCCAAGACACAGCTAAAGTGGAGTGTGAGCGAGTTGAAGCAAAGCTGGGAAGCACCGCTGCGGGAGGTGCTGCCGTGA
- a CDS encoding HAD family hydrolase, which yields MNTQGIENLKAITFDFWGTLFTESESYAHQVLSLRYEILLDALSEAGTPADESQVREAYRQAAMAYEQAWQAEQMMAPYERVALIFKLLGAPPDEGLIALTARRLEEASLHGSLTPLPGVKESLPKLARKYRLGVVSDTGITGGRLLREHLERQGLLEYFGGFSFSDETGTVKPRREAFMVALDELGVDPQNALHIGDIPRTDIGGAFGAGYSWAVQYTGHRTINGGPEPTARMSDHRELFKLLPST from the coding sequence TCACCTTCGATTTCTGGGGGACGCTGTTCACCGAGAGCGAGAGCTACGCTCACCAGGTACTCTCGCTGCGCTACGAGATTCTGCTCGATGCTCTTTCGGAAGCCGGAACCCCCGCCGACGAAAGCCAGGTTCGCGAGGCTTACCGCCAGGCCGCCATGGCCTACGAGCAAGCCTGGCAGGCCGAGCAGATGATGGCACCCTACGAGCGGGTCGCGCTGATCTTCAAGCTGCTGGGTGCCCCGCCCGACGAGGGTCTGATCGCCCTCACGGCCCGCCGGCTCGAGGAAGCCTCCCTTCATGGCAGCCTGACCCCCCTCCCCGGCGTCAAGGAGAGCCTGCCCAAGCTGGCCCGGAAATACCGCCTGGGCGTGGTCTCCGACACGGGCATCACCGGCGGGCGCCTGCTGCGCGAGCACCTCGAGCGCCAGGGCCTGCTCGAGTACTTCGGTGGCTTCTCCTTCTCCGACGAGACCGGCACGGTCAAGCCCCGCCGCGAAGCTTTCATGGTTGCCCTCGACGAGCTGGGTGTCGATCCGCAAAACGCTCTGCACATCGGCGACATCCCCCGCACTGATATCGGCGGGGCCTTTGGCGCGGGTTATAGCTGGGCGGTGCAGTACACCGGCCACCGCACCATCAACGGCGGCCCCGAGCCCACCGCGCGCATGAGCGACCACCGGGAATTGTTCAAGCTGCTGCCCAGCACCTGA